Proteins encoded within one genomic window of Vanrija pseudolonga chromosome 3, complete sequence:
- the SPBC365.09c gene encoding KIN17-like protein: MGRAEGGSTKAIANAIKAKGLGRLRWYCQICEKQMRDENGFQAHCRSEPHLRKIIAVGPKAGATIAEFSRQFQYEFLSLLKSRHNTQRVRANAVYNEYIQDKEHVHMNATRWVTLSGFVGTLGKAGIVKVDEDDKGLWIQWIDNTPKTLQKQAALQKMERATMDGEERERKMLEDQIARARAAVGADDNQPEQGLQKVEGEKITLSFSKAEPGESSGAASTSAGDKPKISFGTIGTSLGAAPAAGAAPANPLKIGNPLKRAAPTNVFKTAKSAKTEPKEESSKPKAFMSEAERLMKEDLARKAARGGGGGGGGYTGAGPRRGGPVRR, translated from the exons ATGGGACGTGCAGAAGGCGGCTCTACCAAGGCCATCGCCAACGCCATCAAGGCCAAGG GTCTCGGAAGGCTGCGATGGTACTGTCAGATCTGTGAGAAGCAGATGCGTGACGAGAACGGATTCCAGGCCCACTGTCGCTCCGAACCGCACTTGCGCAAGatcatcgccgtcggccccAAGGCGGGCGCAACGATCGCAGAGTTCAGCCGCCAGTTCCAGTACGAGTTCCTGTCGCTCCTCAAGTCGCGACACAACAcgcagcgcgtgcgcgcgaaCGCCGTGTACAACGAGTACATCCAGGACAAGGAGCACGTGCACATGAACGCGACGCGCTGGGTCACGCTGAGCGGGTTCGTCGGAACCCTCGGCAAGGCCGGTAtcgtcaaggtcgacgaggacgacaaggggCTGTGGATCCAGTGGATCGACAACACGCCCAAGACGCTGCAGAAGCAG GCCGCACTGCAGAAGATGGAGCGCGCGACCatggacggcgaggagcgcgagcgcaagaTGCTCGAGGACCAGattgcgcgtgcgcgcgcggctgtcggcgcggacgatAACCAGCCCGAGCAGGGGCTGCAAAAGGTCGAAGGCGAGAAGATCACGCTGAGCTtctccaaggccgagcctggcgagtcgagcggcgcggcgtcgacgtcagcAGGCGACAAGCCCAAAATTTCGTTCGGCACCATTGGCACCTCACTCGGTgccgccccagcagcaggagcagcgccagccaACCCGCTCAAGATTGGTAACCCGCTCaaacgcgccgcgccgaccaaCGTCTTCAAGACGGCCAAGTCGGCCAAGACGGAGCCCAAGGAGGAGAGCAGCAAGCCCAAGGCTTTCAtgagcgaggcggagcggctGATGAAGGAGGACCTCGCACGCAAGGCTGCacgcggtggcggaggaggtggcggtggctacactggcgctggcccacggcgcggcggcccagtGAGGAGGTAG
- the FUS7 gene encoding Putative aldehyde dehydrogenase FUS7 yields the protein MVATVPDTKLDWSSYHNVINGELRATSKTRTAVNPATEEALPPVPVSTEADVDAAVAAARAAFPAWSKTSWDEREALLNKLADRLVANLPEFTDILVRESGKAIATAQIEAMFSHTFLRGLAALRVPEEVVDDAKEGYKVRLRHLPLGVGAGIVPWNWPLLIGLFKIASCVIAGNVIIVKPSPFAPYAVLKVVELARGLFPPGVIQALSGGDDLGPWLTEHPGIDKISFTGSSATGKRVLASCSRTLKRVTLELGGNDAAIVCEDADLAQAIPKVGTLAFLFSGQICMDIKRVYVHEAIYDKFLAGLVEFVKTIKTGDPNDPDTLVGPLQNSMQYEKVKELFAQIEPQGWKTAVGGAPDLKSAHAKGFFMQPTVIDNPPEDSMIVQEEPFGPIVPILKWSSEEDVIARANDSKMGLGASVWSADIARATRMAEQLEAGSVWVNTHFDLSPKVPFGGSKWSGFNRELGVDGIKGWLEPQSLWVATA from the exons ATGGTCGCCACTGTCCCGGACACCAAGCTCGACTGGAGC TCGTACCACAACGTCATCaacggcgagctgcgcgccacGTCCAAGACGCGCACGGCAGTCAACCCCGCCACGGAGGAGGCCCTCCCCCCAGTGCCGGTGAgcaccgaggcggacgtcgacgcggccgtggcagcagcccgcgccgccttccCGGCATGGAGCAAGACGTCGtgggacgagcgcgaggcgctgctcaacaagctcgccgacaggCTCGTGGCCAACCTGCCCGAGTTCACCGATATCCTCGTGCGCGAGTCGGGCAAGGCGATCGCGACGGCCCAGATCGAGGCCATGTTCTCGCACACCTTCctccgcggcctcgcggcgctgcgcgtgcccgaggaggtggtcgacgacgccaaggaggGATACAAGGTCCGCCTGCGCCACCTGCCGCTAGGTGTCGGCGCGGGCATCGTGCCGTGGAactg GCCCCTCCTCATCGGCCTGTTCAAGATCGCGTCGTGCGTCATCGCGGGCAACGTGATCATCGTCAAGCCGTCCCCGTTCGCGCCGTACGCGGTgctcaaggtcgtcgagcttgcgcgcgggCTCTTCCCGCCCGGCGTGATCCAGGCGCTTagtggtggcgacgacctcggcccgTGGCTCACCGAGCACCCGGGCATCGACAAGATCTCTTTCaccggctcgagcgcgacgggcaagcgcgtgctcgcgagCTGTAGCCGCACTCTCAAGCGTGTCACCCTCGAGCTGGGtggcaacgacgccgccatcgtgtgcgaggacgccgacctcgctcAGGCGATCCCCAAGGTCGGCACGCTAGCGTTCTTGTTCTCGGGCCAGATCTGCATGGACATCAAGCGCGTCTATGTCCACGAGGCGATCTACGACAAgttcctcgccggcctcgtcgagttTGTCAAGACGATCAAGACGGGCGACCCGAACGACCCCGACACGCTGGTCGGCCCGCTGCAGAACTCGATGCAGTACGAGAAGGTCAAGGAGCTCTTCGCGCAGATCGAGCCGCAGGGGTGGAAGacggcggtcggcggcgcgcccgacCTCAAGAGCGCGCACGCCAAGGGCTTCTTCATGCAGCCGACGGTGATTGACAACCCGCCCGAGGACAGCATGATCGTGCAGGAGGAGCCGTTCGGCCCCATCGTGCCGATCCTCAAGTGGTccagcgaggaggacgtcaTCGCCCGCGCAAACGACAGCAAGAtgggcctcggcgcgtccgTGTGGAGCGCCGACATTGCGCGCGCCACCCGCATggcggagcagctcgaggccggctCGGTCTGGGTCAACACCCACTTCGACCTCAGCCCCAAGGTCCCGTTCGGAGGGTCAAAGTGGAGCGGGTTCAACCGCgaactcggcgtcgacggcatcaAGGGCTGGCTCGAGCCGCAGAGCCTGTGGGTCGCGACAGCGTAG
- the ymaE gene encoding putative protein YmaE, producing the protein MPRRRQFYIREDLTEVSRPPPRALEVLAGDADLPVCATCATQYPAARADCPVCEDPRQWVPGTGQEWTTLGELASGKRNYLLRDVEDPRITLIATEPSFAISQTPIVLETSEGSFIWDCAAVITPPLVAHLTHLRRPLKAMAISHPHFFSTSLTWARALGVPLYINALDKEWYARAASLEADEVVFWSGTQRLSANITLIECGGHFPGSSVLHWDRAGEPLTSEADARAPDTGLLLVADTVMVQPAQKGFTFMWSYPNMIPLHPPDVLRIQKILSEYDFDSVSGTWPDRWVRTGAARSFDESVETYLSATGWERGRGDELVPKRKV; encoded by the exons ccgccgtcgccagtTCTACATCCGCGAAGACCTGACCGAGGTcagccgcccgccgccgagggcgctCGAAGTGCTCGCCGGCGATGCCGATCTGCCCGTCTgcgcgacctgcgcgacgcAGTACCCTGCCGCCCGGGCTGATT GCCCGGTGTGCGAAGACCCGCGCCAGTGGGTGCCCGGCACAGGCCAAGAATGGACgaccctcggcgagctcgcctcCGGCAAACGCAACTACCTcctccgcgacgtcgaggacccGCGCATCACGCTCATCGCGACCGAGCCGTCGTTCGCCATCTCGCAAACAC CCATCGTCCTCGAGACCTCGGAGGGCAGCTTCATCTGGGACTGCGCGGCGGTGATCACGcccccgctcgtcgcgcacctcACGCACCTGCGCCGCCCGCTCAAGGCCATGGCGATCAGCCACCCGCAC TTCTTCTCGACGTCGCTTAcgtgggcgcgcgcgctcggcgtgccgctgTACATcaacgcgctcgacaaggagtggtatgcgcgcgccgcgagcctggaagccgacgaggtcgtcttCTGGAGCGGCACGCAGCGCCTCAGCGCCAACATCACGCTCATCGAGTGCGGCGGCCACTTCCCCGGCTCGTCCGTGCTGCACTGGGACCGCGCAGGCGAGCCGCTCACGTCCGAggcggacgcgcgcgcgcccgacaCGGGCCTCCTGCTCGTCGCTGACACGGTCATGGTGCAGCCCGCGCAGAAGGGGTTCACCTTCATGTGGAGCTACCCCAACATGATCCCGCTGCACCCCCCCGACGTGCTGCGCATCCAGAAGATCCTGAGCGAGTACGACTTCGACTCGGTCAGCGGGACGTGGCCCGACAGATGGGTGCGCacaggcgcggcgcgctcgttTGACGAGAGTGTCGAGACGTACCTGTCTGCCACGGGATGGGAGCGCGGCCGTGGGGATGAGCTGGTACCGAAGCGTAAGGTGTAG
- the vps71 gene encoding SWR1 complex subunit vps71 yields the protein MVNIAPVRPGQPLTDFQIRRIQRRLEDLERTNPTDIPPASFKPPDPAPNTPAALALAAAKKKQTPNVRRALYGKKSLRDWLEELPATPTPPYLTAAAPEPITPPRRLCASCGYIGAVRCFRCGEWSCGKTCAEVHERDGGCGVGA from the exons atggTCAACATCGCGCCCGTGCGGCCAGGGCAGCCCTTGACCGACTTCCAGATCAGGAGGATACAGCGGCGTCTTGAAGATCTCGAG CGCACAAACCCCACCGACATTCCACCAGCGTCCTTCAAGCCGCCCGACCCGGCGCCCAATACGcctgccgcgctcgccctggCTGCAGCAAAGAAGAAGCAGACGCCAAACGTCCGGAGAGCGCTGTACGGCAAGAAGTCCTTGCGCGACTGGCTCGAAGAGCTTCCGGCGACCCCCACACCGCCGTACCTCACCGCGGCTGCGCCCGAGCCCATCACGCCACCGCGCAGACtgtgcgcgagctgcggATACATCGGCGCTGTGAGGTGCTTCCGGTGTGGGGAGTGGAGCTGTGGGAAGACTTGCGCCGAGGTGCATGAGCGAGACGGCGGGTGCGGTGTCGGCGCATGA